A genomic region of Trueperaceae bacterium contains the following coding sequences:
- a CDS encoding MFS transporter, which produces MLVRRTMRLSVVEGSLTQILLNWTTGSVLVGYLLHLGATPTQIALASSMPLLAQVASPFGAWVAEVMGRRKVVVATLAAIGRASWIIGALLPALAVPDAARPVLLVALVFFAMTFQAATATVWTAWMGDVVPEARRGSYFGMRAGVLGVVGMAANLAAGAFLDRVAAPLSFQLVLGVAIVASLVAVALLLFHYDPPTEQRKVGLGELFRVPLADKNFRRFLTFAIYWQFVVMLGGPFVVPYWLEDLHMTFTQIAYWSTINAVTALLATMQWGRVADRIGNKPVLAVGTFLAGALLPTTWILAGLTGDLTYIWLSGFFDAIAWGAIGPSVFSLALGAAPRSRRVTFIAMYSLVQGVAGFAGGALAGPLLGLLQSFSAPGWLPAWSGYHSLFVVTGVGRMLAWLFVRRVAEPRAWRTRDLLRGGRHAPAGSHGGRAGGSRRGRGRSKL; this is translated from the coding sequence ATGCTCGTCAGGCGCACCATGCGCCTCTCCGTCGTCGAAGGCAGCCTCACGCAGATCCTGCTCAACTGGACGACGGGCAGCGTCCTCGTCGGCTACCTGCTGCACCTTGGCGCCACGCCGACGCAGATAGCCCTGGCGAGCAGCATGCCGCTGCTCGCGCAGGTGGCGAGCCCGTTCGGGGCATGGGTGGCGGAGGTGATGGGCAGGCGCAAGGTCGTCGTGGCGACCCTGGCCGCCATCGGCAGGGCCAGTTGGATCATCGGGGCGCTCCTGCCCGCCCTGGCGGTCCCGGACGCCGCCCGCCCCGTGCTGCTCGTCGCCCTCGTCTTCTTCGCCATGACGTTCCAGGCGGCCACGGCGACGGTGTGGACGGCGTGGATGGGCGACGTCGTCCCGGAGGCGCGGCGCGGCAGCTACTTCGGCATGCGCGCCGGCGTCCTAGGGGTGGTCGGCATGGCCGCCAACCTGGCCGCCGGCGCGTTCCTCGACAGGGTGGCCGCCCCGCTCTCGTTCCAGCTCGTGCTCGGCGTGGCGATCGTCGCCTCGCTCGTCGCCGTCGCGCTCCTCCTCTTCCACTACGACCCGCCGACCGAGCAACGCAAGGTCGGACTCGGCGAACTCTTCCGCGTGCCCCTCGCGGACAAGAACTTCCGCCGCTTCCTGACGTTCGCGATCTACTGGCAGTTCGTCGTGATGCTCGGTGGGCCGTTCGTCGTGCCGTACTGGCTCGAGGACCTGCACATGACGTTCACGCAGATCGCGTACTGGAGCACGATCAACGCCGTGACCGCGCTGCTGGCCACGATGCAGTGGGGGCGGGTGGCCGACCGCATCGGGAACAAACCGGTGCTCGCCGTCGGAACGTTCCTGGCCGGCGCACTCCTACCGACGACCTGGATACTCGCGGGCCTGACGGGCGACCTGACGTACATCTGGCTCTCCGGCTTCTTCGACGCCATCGCGTGGGGCGCGATCGGCCCCTCCGTCTTCAGCCTGGCGCTCGGCGCCGCGCCGCGCTCGAGGCGCGTGACGTTCATCGCCATGTACTCGCTCGTGCAGGGGGTGGCCGGCTTCGCGGGCGGCGCCCTCGCCGGTCCACTCCTCGGGTTGCTCCAGAGCTTCTCGGCCCCGGGTTGGCTGCCGGCCTGGTCGGGCTACCACAGCCTGTTCGTGGTGACGGGGGTCGGGCGCATGCTCGCCTGGCTCTTCGTGCGGCGGGTGGCGGAGCCGCGCGCCTGGCGCACGCGCGACCTGCTCCGCGGCGGGCGTCATGCTCCGGCCGGCTCGCATGGCGGTAGGGCTGGCGGCTCGCGGCGCGGCCGCGGCAGGTCCAAGCTCTAG